DNA from Doryrhamphus excisus isolate RoL2022-K1 chromosome 19, RoL_Dexc_1.0, whole genome shotgun sequence:
AAGTGAGAGAGCATCCCAGAAACACATGTGGACTCACATCAAAACCACCACCATTTAACTTCAAATGAATGCATGTTATAACAGAAAAGTATAGTCAACTACAGTGAGTACTAGGCATGTGTATTGGAGCAGAATGTGAGGTTCTTCGGATcacaattattttaaatgtcTGAATCAATTCAGCCTTACCTGATAGTCATCAACAACAGAGAATGTATATTCATGTCTGGCGATGACATGGTCACAGTTTTTACAAATATCTGAAGGGGAGGAAAATGAGGTAGTTATTAAATGTTGATAAAACATTGCAATTATTCTTTTACAGATCAGTAACTCACATTGGAGTATAATTGTGATGCGTTTCCTAATACGTTGTGTGGATTAAGTGACATAGATGTATAGAAGATAGTGATATGCAGTATATATCATAGACACTTACGGTCATAGGTGACTATCTcctcaccatcatcatcctccgTAGCTTTATTACAGATCAACACGAAGTCCCTGTGATGGCATTTGGCACAGCCCAGGTAGTTCATCAGATAAGAACCATTCTCCAAACAAGTGTTCCCCTGAGCAGGTATAACATTATCAATTCAGAAATTACATTTATGTTACATAATGAAGATATAAGCGTTTTACTGTTCACAATGCAATGATATCAGCAGCAGTAGTAGAATCTAACCTACCCGATCGGGGTACTCTTTTTGCACACAGCCGTTGCAcattttaactaaaaaaaagcaaataaatggTATACAGTCTTTGGAAACAACtacatgtatacagtacatagaatCCTCTTCCGCATGGAAAGACGCCGCCTGCTAGCTTGCTCGATCTGTAACGCATATTCACTAAAGGAGAGCAAAAGTAAACGTCTTTACGGTATCCATATGGTTTGTAgatctaaaaataacaatggCGGGCACACAACTTCCGCGTCACAACTTCCCGTCTTtgcttaaaaatattataattccAAAATTACAATACAGTAATTTAATTTGTCTTTgttaaatgttttaatgtgaaacttttttttaggtTTATATTAAAAACAACTTTGATTTGAAGCCATGGGTTGGAACCTGACGTCAACAAACATGGCGGAGCTGCAGTAGTTCAATCTAAGCACCATGTGAACTTTTAGAGTTTTCCTCTTCTTTTGTCAGTGTTAACACCACAGGCACATTATTCGGGTAAGTGTAATCTCTTTACAATGTACGTATTTCCACCTCCTTTATTTGAGCAGGAGTATATACCCTTTTCATTGCCTGTTTAGTCCAGGCGTATTTACTATAACCTGCTCACATTACTGTGTACTTAAATAGCATGTTGCCTTGTTCTAATATTCACACAAATGCGATTCCTTATATACATATGTTGCTCGACCTAATCACTTAATTCGCTTCTTCTTTCCCAGACATGGCAACGGTTCAACCTCCACATGCGGGGGACAAACCATTGTTTTCGAACAAACACAAGCCACAAAAGACATACTACAGGAAACTCAAACGTCATTTCTGCATTTTGTGTCGTAATTCATACATGAAAAATGTAAGTCATTCCATCGTTTTCTATATAGCCTGTCCTTATTAGGGTGAAAGGTGAGctggaggcagggtacaccctggttgcCAGGCAAATACAGATTACACACATCAACAACCTTTCACACAATTTAGAGCCTTTATTAGTCTAACAAGTTGTTTTGAATAAAGGGAAGACGCTTGAGTATGCAGAGATAAGTAACGCAAAGTCCATACAGATGATGATGGTGACTGATTGTGCTAACAAATACACCACTATGCTCTCCTAAAGTTACTGCGGTTGATGAATGTATGTGTGTCACCTATAGAGATCCCACGAGCATATGCACAACATACTACACCACAAACAGCTGGAATTAGTGCTGGGCAAGTAAGTTAAATCCACACAAGTTTGCACCAAaaggtgtttttgtttcatttctcgTGTGTTTTTCTAAACAGTGTTGACTGTCATGATTGCCTGGTGTGCAAGGTGTACTCCATGGATCTGGATCAGTTCACCAAGCACATTGCCACATCTCAACATGAAACCAATTTAAAGAGCCTGATGAAGAAGAACATGAAGGCTGTTTCACTTTCTGCTACACTCCCCCAAGAGGCCTACAACAGGATCCTGGAGTGGAGCAAGAGCTTAAAGAAGGAGGAGTAAGATTTTCacctattatttttatttgtttatagaaTGAAGAGTTATTATTCTTGTTCCActtgcaggaaaaaaatagtaaaaaagaaaagaaagaaaaataagcaAATGGCTGGGCAGAAACGTGCAACAATGCCACAAGGAGCCAATGGACAACCACAGGCAATGCAGACACTGGCTAGTACCGACAGATTCAAACAAGGAAACCAGATGCAGCAAGGCAACCACACCTCCGTCTTCCAAAACA
Protein-coding regions in this window:
- the churc1 gene encoding protein Churchill, with amino-acid sequence MYCIHVVVSKDCIPFICFFLVKMCNGCVQKEYPDRGNTCLENGSYLMNYLGCAKCHHRDFVLICNKATEDDDGEEIVTYDHICKNCDHVIARHEYTFSVVDDYQEYTMLCLLCGKAEDSISVLPDDPRQNAPLF